A DNA window from Chryseobacterium sp. MEBOG06 contains the following coding sequences:
- a CDS encoding 2Fe-2S iron-sulfur cluster-binding protein — MKNEITITVTDQEGNTHVLICPTDMGLTLKDMCKAYDLPMEAMCGGMAMCATCHCYIPDDTKALSEKNDIEEALLSELFNTNENSRLACQIYLTAQMDGLSVQIASD; from the coding sequence ATGAAGAATGAAATTACCATCACCGTCACAGATCAGGAAGGAAACACGCACGTCCTGATCTGCCCCACAGATATGGGACTCACCTTAAAGGATATGTGTAAAGCCTATGATCTCCCTATGGAAGCGATGTGCGGAGGAATGGCCATGTGTGCCACCTGCCACTGCTATATTCCTGATGATACAAAAGCACTATCTGAAAAAAATGATATTGAAGAAGCCCTTCTTTCTGAACTTTTCAACACCAACGAAAACAGCAGGTTAGCCTGCCAGATCTATCTTACCGCTCAGATGGATGGACTTTCTGTACAAATTGCTTCAGATTAA
- a CDS encoding Crp/Fnr family transcriptional regulator has translation MDKSSINNYFHSLFSIRDEVVEQITQTFNCFELKANAVLLDKNTISTRTFFLEKGYVRSYILNEDNEEITTNIYAAPCFVNDFLSFFRQQPTKEIYQTVTDCTFWETGLENVQNNFHTVPEFREFSRLLFVLNYHNIHDRLIEMASQKASTRYSNLMKKDPDIFRYVPLKVIASYLGIKDSSLSRIRREIKKI, from the coding sequence ATGGATAAATCATCAATAAACAATTATTTTCATTCGTTATTTAGTATCAGGGATGAGGTTGTAGAGCAGATTACACAGACATTCAATTGTTTTGAACTCAAAGCAAATGCTGTTTTGCTGGATAAAAATACTATCAGTACAAGAACGTTCTTTCTGGAAAAAGGATATGTACGTTCATACATCCTCAATGAAGATAATGAGGAGATCACCACCAATATTTATGCTGCACCGTGTTTTGTAAATGATTTTTTATCCTTTTTCAGACAGCAGCCTACCAAAGAAATCTACCAAACGGTTACAGATTGTACGTTCTGGGAAACGGGTCTTGAGAATGTTCAGAATAATTTCCATACTGTTCCGGAATTCAGAGAGTTCAGCAGGCTTCTTTTTGTGCTCAATTATCATAATATTCATGACAGACTGATTGAAATGGCCAGTCAGAAAGCTTCCACAAGATATTCTAACCTGATGAAGAAGGATCCGGATATTTTCCGCTACGTTCCTCTGAAAGTCATTGCGTCTTATCTGGGAATAAAAGACAGTTCGCTGAGCCGCATCAGAAGAGAGATTAAGAAAATATAA
- a CDS encoding ketopantoate reductase family protein — MNKKHIVVVGLGGVGGYFGFKINQINETSGKYKVTFVARGETYDKVKENGLVLLSPEHSVDHTYPNALEKNISDVSNPDLVLICVKEYDLENVCRQLAEVIQDDTILLPMMNGADIYDRIRKIISDHTILPTCLYVASHIKERGIVEHKGKAGKVIAGRDPEHFSADVDWVINLLQESKIDFDFKDNSLTDIWTKFFFIASFGLVTAKHNSSIGTVCTDNLQKQEATEIMKEMKLITDKKGIELHPDIIEATFEKAAAFPFETPTSLQLDVHSGKKDNELELFAGAILKYGRELGIETPFTRKIYLEIKTQ; from the coding sequence ATGAATAAAAAACATATTGTGGTTGTTGGATTGGGTGGTGTAGGCGGATATTTCGGCTTTAAAATAAATCAGATCAATGAAACTTCCGGGAAATATAAAGTTACTTTCGTGGCCAGGGGAGAAACTTATGATAAAGTAAAAGAAAACGGACTGGTTCTTTTATCTCCGGAACATTCCGTAGATCATACTTACCCCAATGCTTTAGAAAAGAATATCAGTGACGTTAGCAATCCGGATCTGGTACTTATCTGCGTGAAGGAATATGATTTGGAGAACGTCTGCAGACAGCTCGCAGAGGTGATTCAGGATGACACAATATTGCTTCCTATGATGAACGGAGCCGATATCTATGACAGAATCCGTAAAATAATTTCTGATCATACAATATTACCAACCTGTCTTTATGTGGCTTCCCATATTAAAGAAAGAGGAATAGTAGAACATAAAGGAAAAGCAGGAAAAGTGATTGCAGGGAGAGATCCTGAGCATTTTTCCGCTGATGTGGACTGGGTTATAAATTTACTTCAGGAGAGTAAAATTGATTTTGATTTTAAAGATAATTCTCTGACAGATATCTGGACCAAATTTTTCTTTATTGCAAGTTTTGGTCTGGTAACTGCAAAGCATAATTCATCCATTGGAACTGTTTGTACTGACAATCTGCAAAAGCAGGAAGCAACAGAAATTATGAAAGAGATGAAATTGATTACCGACAAAAAAGGAATTGAACTTCATCCGGATATTATTGAAGCAACTTTTGAAAAGGCCGCTGCGTTTCCTTTTGAAACCCCTACCTCTTTACAACTGGATGTTCATTCCGGGAAGAAAGATAACGAACTGGAATTATTTGCCGGAGCAATTTTAAAATATGGCAGAGAACTTGGAATAGAGACTCCTTTTACTCGAAAAATATATCTGGAGATCAAAACACAATAG
- a CDS encoding ABC transporter substrate-binding protein — translation MKIKNLFITSFSAVILMLQSCNNQKNSGNKETSANTEVTATDSRGKTIILPHEAKRVVVLYNALVDDVYMLQAGEKIVGIPQQIYEMEDTYNFLSKLDDRIKNKSIPTPTFGGQSSNAESIVGLQPDLVLTFNTDQDNITQIENLGIPVFTFSSLNDEKILDELKNVGKLLGKQKRAEEITRYVSEEVKKMRASRETSPKKIYYAWSKGRIMSTSGKGSLIDMAITLSGAQNVCPVPVEAPNISAETMYKWNPDLIVLWNSKLSDVYSLKELAALPAVKNKQVFVMSPSFPYDPHTVKFMLFAKQLRHWCMPEYTQEQLDQDVKKAFEVIYGKKGLI, via the coding sequence ATGAAAATTAAAAATCTTTTTATTACAAGCTTTTCTGCGGTTATATTAATGCTGCAGAGCTGTAATAACCAAAAAAATTCGGGTAATAAAGAAACCTCAGCCAATACCGAAGTCACCGCAACAGACAGCAGAGGAAAAACAATAATCCTTCCCCACGAAGCAAAGCGCGTTGTAGTTTTATACAATGCCCTTGTAGATGATGTTTATATGCTTCAGGCAGGTGAAAAAATTGTAGGAATTCCTCAGCAGATTTATGAAATGGAAGACACTTACAACTTTCTGTCCAAGCTGGATGACCGGATTAAAAATAAAAGCATTCCCACACCCACTTTCGGAGGACAATCCAGCAATGCAGAAAGTATTGTTGGGCTCCAACCTGATTTGGTACTCACATTCAATACAGATCAGGATAATATTACCCAAATTGAAAATCTGGGAATTCCTGTATTTACTTTTTCTTCTTTAAACGATGAAAAAATTCTTGATGAGCTGAAAAATGTAGGGAAGCTGCTTGGAAAGCAAAAACGCGCAGAGGAAATTACGAGATACGTTTCTGAAGAAGTAAAAAAAATGAGAGCCTCCAGAGAAACTTCTCCGAAAAAAATTTATTATGCCTGGTCAAAAGGACGTATTATGTCTACTTCAGGAAAAGGAAGCCTGATTGATATGGCTATTACATTATCAGGAGCCCAAAATGTATGTCCGGTTCCCGTAGAAGCACCTAATATCAGCGCAGAAACCATGTATAAATGGAACCCTGATCTGATTGTTCTATGGAATTCCAAACTGTCGGACGTTTACAGCCTGAAGGAGCTGGCAGCTCTCCCAGCCGTAAAAAATAAGCAGGTCTTCGTAATGTCACCATCATTCCCATATGATCCGCATACTGTGAAGTTTATGCTGTTTGCCAAACAGCTTCGCCACTGGTGTATGCCGGAGTATACACAGGAACAGCTGGATCAGGATGTAAAAAAAGCTTTTGAAGTGATCTATGGAAAAAAAGGGTTGATCTGA
- a CDS encoding superoxide dismutase: MEPFTLPLLPYAYDALEPFIDKETMTIHHLRHHQAYIDNLNAALAQTNETHPDLDSLLQRISEYSPAVRNNGGGHFNHSLFWEILSPQPKLNPEGPLNDAIISTFGNLENLKAEMKKIGLSQFGSGWVWLFVKFNGSLAVSSTPNQDNPMMDVLTMSRGFPILGIDVWEHAYYLHYQNKRADYVDSFWSVLDWSSVEKKYEEALSKVR; encoded by the coding sequence ATGGAACCATTTACACTTCCCCTTTTACCGTATGCTTATGATGCTTTGGAGCCGTTTATAGATAAAGAAACCATGACTATCCACCATCTGCGTCATCACCAGGCTTATATTGATAACTTAAATGCAGCATTAGCACAAACCAATGAAACGCATCCTGATCTTGATTCATTATTGCAAAGAATAAGTGAATATAGTCCTGCAGTAAGAAATAACGGCGGAGGTCATTTCAATCATTCTTTATTCTGGGAAATTCTTTCTCCGCAGCCAAAATTAAATCCTGAAGGCCCTCTTAATGATGCTATTATCTCAACTTTCGGAAATCTTGAAAACCTTAAGGCAGAGATGAAAAAAATAGGTCTTAGCCAGTTCGGTTCCGGATGGGTATGGTTATTTGTAAAATTCAATGGTTCTCTTGCGGTGAGCTCTACTCCCAACCAGGATAATCCCATGATGGACGTTCTTACGATGAGCAGAGGCTTTCCTATTCTTGGGATCGATGTATGGGAACATGCTTATTATCTTCATTATCAAAATAAAAGAGCAGACTATGTGGATTCATTCTGGTCTGTACTGGACTGGTCTTCTGTTGAAAAGAAATACGAAGAAGCACTCTCTAAAGTAAGATAA
- a CDS encoding alpha/beta fold hydrolase codes for MKQILFFLTLLPALFSAQTDITEIKKEYIQLLEKSGYGNNPAAGKYYEVNGIKMYCETYGQGQPLLLIHGNGGSIVDFSKQIPFFSKNYKVIVADSRAHGKSIDRGDALTYEMMADDYAELLQKMKIDSAFVIGWSDGGINGLLLSIRHPEKVKKLIITGANLRPDSTAVQSDVFKRVSSNYTKFKDQFAKNKNKTDLDYMVLKYKRLLSEQPNIDHRALHNIKIPVLVTGGDYDVIKPEHTLEIFRNIPRANLWILPNSGHSTLVVYTDEFNTKADIFFNTKFRNIRDRDREF; via the coding sequence ATGAAACAGATATTATTTTTTCTCACTTTATTACCTGCTTTATTTTCTGCACAGACAGATATCACGGAAATCAAAAAAGAATATATACAGCTTTTGGAAAAGTCCGGTTATGGCAATAATCCGGCAGCCGGCAAGTATTATGAAGTCAATGGTATAAAGATGTATTGTGAAACGTATGGACAGGGGCAGCCTTTACTCCTTATCCATGGAAACGGAGGCTCAATTGTTGATTTTTCTAAACAAATTCCTTTTTTCTCAAAAAATTATAAAGTAATTGTTGCTGACAGCAGAGCACATGGAAAATCAATAGACAGAGGAGATGCTCTTACCTATGAAATGATGGCGGATGATTATGCTGAACTGCTTCAAAAAATGAAGATTGATTCAGCTTTTGTCATTGGCTGGAGTGATGGCGGGATTAATGGTCTGCTGCTAAGCATCAGGCATCCTGAAAAGGTAAAAAAGCTAATTATTACCGGAGCTAATCTGCGTCCGGATTCAACTGCAGTACAGTCAGATGTTTTCAAAAGGGTAAGTTCCAATTATACAAAATTTAAAGATCAGTTTGCTAAAAACAAGAATAAAACTGACCTGGATTATATGGTTCTCAAATACAAAAGGTTATTAAGTGAACAACCTAATATAGACCACAGAGCTTTACACAATATTAAAATTCCGGTTCTGGTAACAGGAGGAGATTATGATGTCATAAAACCGGAACATACGCTGGAAATTTTCAGAAATATTCCCAGAGCCAACCTTTGGATCCTGCCTAATTCCGGCCACAGTACTTTAGTGGTTTATACAGATGAGTTTAATACCAAAGCTGATATCTTCTTTAATACAAAATTCAGAAACATAAGAGACCGTGACCGTGAGTTTTGA
- a CDS encoding MarR family winged helix-turn-helix transcriptional regulator — translation MKSIEKEFFNTFTDFQCLILAHMNRGDINGVTAAHYNIIEFILRKEGATGTEISLAFNISQAAISKQLKFLINHDFIIQKQDETDRRKFNLSATEKGRFVIENSETFRKNITKQTAEILSSAELENLNNLLGKVLHHIKF, via the coding sequence ATGAAATCTATTGAAAAAGAGTTTTTTAACACATTTACTGATTTTCAGTGTCTCATTCTGGCGCATATGAACAGAGGAGATATTAACGGGGTCACAGCAGCTCATTATAATATCATTGAATTTATTTTGCGGAAAGAGGGAGCAACAGGAACAGAAATTTCATTGGCATTCAATATCAGCCAGGCTGCTATTTCAAAACAGCTGAAGTTCCTGATCAATCATGATTTCATCATTCAGAAACAGGATGAAACCGACCGCAGAAAATTCAACCTCTCTGCCACAGAAAAAGGACGGTTTGTTATAGAAAATTCAGAAACATTCAGGAAAAATATTACGAAGCAGACTGCGGAAATACTAAGCTCTGCAGAACTGGAAAATCTTAATAATCTGCTGGGTAAAGTTTTACATCATATCAAATTCTGA
- a CDS encoding sterol desaturase family protein yields the protein MNFNTTELSDYINLFWQFSWPQWIIFSFIINILLYLFSIGLYLFIDKTCRKNLLQEKNHPVSKSDFYLSLFTVACNSLVMLLGVFLWKNGWLEPGSNLSAGIIVFEVIALLLVMDFLMYFFHYAAHLPFVYRLLHGKHHEHVSTNYLSLFVLHPFETVGFGLMMLVVLMCYDFSVVAISVYLLINLIWGTIGHLNREFFPAQFDRFFVGTTRFHNLHHLDETKNFGFYTSIWDRLFGTYK from the coding sequence ATGAATTTTAATACAACCGAGCTTTCTGATTATATCAACCTGTTTTGGCAGTTTTCATGGCCACAATGGATTATATTTAGCTTTATAATCAATATCCTGTTGTATCTCTTTTCAATAGGGCTGTATTTATTTATTGATAAAACATGCCGTAAAAATTTATTGCAGGAAAAAAATCACCCTGTTTCAAAATCAGATTTTTATCTCAGCCTTTTTACAGTAGCCTGCAACAGTCTGGTGATGCTGCTGGGTGTTTTTCTATGGAAAAATGGCTGGCTTGAACCTGGAAGTAATCTTTCAGCAGGTATTATTGTTTTTGAAGTAATCGCATTGCTGCTTGTGATGGATTTTCTAATGTATTTCTTTCATTATGCAGCTCATTTACCTTTTGTATACAGACTATTGCACGGAAAGCATCATGAACATGTAAGTACCAATTATTTGAGTCTTTTTGTTCTTCATCCATTTGAAACTGTCGGTTTTGGGTTGATGATGCTGGTGGTATTAATGTGCTATGATTTTTCTGTTGTTGCAATTTCTGTCTATTTACTGATCAATCTGATTTGGGGAACTATAGGTCATCTGAACAGAGAGTTTTTTCCCGCTCAGTTTGACCGTTTTTTTGTAGGGACTACAAGATTTCACAACCTGCATCATTTGGATGAGACTAAAAACTTTGGTTTTTATACATCCATCTGGGACAGGCTGTTTGGAACTTATAAATAG
- the hxpB gene encoding hexitol phosphatase HxpB codes for MALKAVIFDMDGVLVDSEGFWAKAELDVFSSYGVQVTDELAAQTKYMTTEEVTKFWYEKFPWENLNVSYVEQQVVSRVIEFIQTEDCTMNGIQEFIKNLKNKEYKVGLATNAPLKVADAVLDKLKVRELFDSVHSSESEAQGKPHPAVYLTSAKKLGVSPEHCIAIEDSHSGLRAAKEAGMKTVVFTNNDETIDFDIADFKILNFKEGVLPA; via the coding sequence ATGGCATTGAAAGCAGTAATATTCGATATGGATGGAGTTCTTGTAGATTCCGAAGGTTTCTGGGCAAAGGCGGAACTGGACGTATTTTCATCATATGGCGTACAGGTTACAGATGAGCTGGCTGCACAGACCAAGTATATGACAACCGAAGAGGTGACGAAATTCTGGTATGAGAAATTTCCATGGGAAAACCTGAATGTCTCTTATGTAGAGCAGCAGGTAGTATCAAGGGTGATCGAATTTATACAAACTGAAGACTGTACCATGAACGGTATACAGGAATTTATTAAAAATCTTAAAAATAAAGAATATAAGGTAGGCCTAGCAACCAATGCCCCTTTGAAGGTTGCCGATGCTGTCCTGGACAAACTAAAGGTTCGGGAACTTTTTGACAGCGTGCATTCATCAGAATCTGAAGCGCAGGGGAAACCGCATCCTGCTGTATATCTTACTTCAGCAAAAAAGCTGGGGGTATCTCCTGAACATTGTATTGCTATTGAGGACAGTCATTCAGGATTACGGGCGGCCAAAGAAGCAGGAATGAAGACCGTTGTTTTTACCAATAATGATGAAACAATAGACTTTGATATCGCAGATTTTAAAATTTTAAACTTTAAAGAAGGGGTATTACCTGCCTGA
- a CDS encoding NADPH-dependent FMN reductase, giving the protein MKAIIFNGSLERRTESTSGLISGYFAERLKILGIHSDIFTLADSGIPLFDVTLTKTPLAVERMTQLFRDADVHFWLAPLYHGSIPGVMKNCLDWLEVTANSYEPYLTDKTIGLVCWADGLQAMQGINTMDSVAKSLRAWPLPFSIPIIKNSLLDSDHIKISSLYADKFDKLINIATTKKIEKITINHS; this is encoded by the coding sequence ATGAAAGCAATCATATTTAACGGGTCACTGGAAAGAAGAACCGAATCCACATCCGGGCTTATTTCAGGATATTTTGCAGAGCGCCTCAAAATACTGGGAATTCATTCTGACATTTTTACCCTAGCTGATTCCGGAATTCCTTTATTTGATGTAACCCTTACCAAAACTCCTTTGGCCGTAGAACGCATGACTCAGTTATTCCGGGATGCTGATGTCCATTTCTGGCTGGCTCCTCTTTACCACGGAAGTATTCCGGGGGTTATGAAAAACTGTCTGGACTGGCTTGAAGTGACAGCTAACAGCTACGAGCCTTATCTTACAGACAAAACAATAGGTTTGGTGTGCTGGGCAGATGGTTTACAGGCTATGCAGGGAATCAATACAATGGATTCTGTTGCCAAATCATTACGGGCATGGCCTCTGCCCTTCAGTATACCTATTATTAAAAATTCTTTGCTGGACAGTGATCATATAAAAATATCATCTCTTTACGCTGATAAATTTGACAAACTTATCAATATTGCTACCACTAAGAAAATAGAAAAAATTACCATAAACCACTCTTAA
- a CDS encoding hydrogenase maturation nickel metallochaperone HypA yields the protein MHELSIVKDIFDTLEEHYDAKAEDIQKVQVTAGLLSNVQPVLIQNAFDAFITDHPHYQEMELEVLVNEIIAHCDRCEKDFQVRYHRFVCDDCGTASANIVQGNELFISKVIFKQKNH from the coding sequence ATGCATGAATTAAGTATAGTGAAGGATATTTTTGACACTTTGGAAGAACATTATGACGCTAAAGCAGAAGATATTCAGAAGGTTCAGGTTACGGCAGGACTTTTATCTAACGTACAACCTGTCCTGATCCAGAATGCATTTGATGCATTTATTACCGATCATCCCCACTATCAGGAAATGGAACTCGAAGTTCTCGTCAACGAAATTATTGCACACTGTGACCGGTGTGAAAAAGACTTCCAAGTCAGGTACCACAGGTTTGTGTGTGATGACTGCGGAACGGCCTCTGCCAATATTGTTCAGGGTAATGAACTCTTTATTTCAAAAGTAATTTTTAAACAAAAAAATCATTAA
- a CDS encoding DUF2480 family protein: MNQETFINKAKTSGIIALDLLDYRPTTEIVELDIKDYLFMGMIVKEKEFKASIAEADFSVYNEKAVGIICSTEAIIPPWAYMLLMEKLTPYAAYADLNNAEKILLDLWKRRLIYADMKHFKNQKVVVRAGTSYDPSLYLLAAGLLKPLVKSLMYGEIGLPKVIFKR; encoded by the coding sequence ATGAATCAGGAAACTTTCATCAATAAAGCAAAGACTTCAGGCATTATTGCACTTGATCTTTTAGACTACAGACCTACTACAGAAATTGTGGAACTGGATATCAAAGATTATCTTTTTATGGGAATGATTGTCAAGGAGAAGGAGTTTAAAGCATCCATTGCAGAAGCAGACTTTTCTGTATACAATGAAAAAGCAGTAGGAATCATTTGTTCTACGGAGGCTATTATTCCGCCGTGGGCTTATATGCTGCTAATGGAGAAACTAACTCCCTATGCCGCCTATGCGGATTTAAACAATGCCGAAAAGATTCTGCTTGATCTCTGGAAGCGCCGTCTCATCTATGCGGATATGAAGCATTTTAAAAATCAGAAAGTAGTTGTAAGAGCGGGCACAAGCTATGATCCTTCGCTTTATCTGCTTGCGGCAGGACTTCTGAAACCTCTGGTCAAAAGTCTGATGTATGGTGAAATAGGCTTACCAAAAGTAATTTTTAAAAGATAA
- a CDS encoding urease accessory protein UreE produces the protein MNTIQPIVIDDVKTGENPNDSYPDILELEWFENKKQKLTRITRSGIVLELRLGNLKEWQQGDHLYCNGKLAAVITIKPCLTICFSAKNDTEAADFCYFIGNQHLPVFLTSNQQFAVPYDGRLYEQLSFRYGERIELTDTQLLSNQSLRYLVKNKTHEN, from the coding sequence ATGAATACAATACAGCCAATCGTAATAGATGATGTGAAAACAGGAGAAAATCCGAATGATTCTTATCCTGATATTCTGGAACTCGAATGGTTTGAAAATAAAAAGCAAAAATTAACCCGGATTACCAGATCCGGGATAGTTTTAGAGCTGAGATTAGGCAACCTTAAGGAATGGCAGCAGGGAGATCATTTATATTGTAATGGGAAACTAGCCGCTGTAATTACGATCAAACCCTGTCTTACCATATGTTTTTCTGCAAAAAATGATACTGAAGCTGCAGACTTCTGCTACTTTATCGGCAATCAGCATCTTCCTGTATTTTTAACCTCAAACCAGCAATTTGCAGTTCCTTATGACGGACGTCTGTATGAACAGCTATCGTTCAGGTATGGTGAACGCATTGAGCTTACAGACACACAGCTGCTATCTAATCAGTCACTTCGATATCTGGTAAAAAATAAAACACATGAAAATTAA
- the hypB gene encoding hydrogenase nickel incorporation protein HypB, which yields MSTANPKSLGNRVGSVQCDNTTLHLLKANDFVAKAIRERLKNICVINVCSSPGSGKTTLMQETGKRLAQDLNISVLVGDPETERDAIRMREVGIDALQIVTGGMCHIEAQMILQALDHINLDGVDLLFIENVGNLLCPSAFDLGEDYRVTLLASTEGDDKPKKYPRMFLTSELMLVSKADLLPYVPFSVEAVTKDAHEVNPNLEVITISTLNGDGIDEWCSWLKEKVRLKKENAVQEA from the coding sequence ATGTCAACAGCTAACCCAAAAAGTTTAGGAAACCGTGTAGGATCGGTTCAATGTGATAATACTACACTTCATTTATTAAAGGCTAATGATTTTGTAGCCAAAGCCATAAGAGAACGTTTGAAGAATATTTGTGTCATTAATGTTTGTTCATCTCCCGGATCCGGAAAAACAACACTGATGCAGGAGACAGGAAAGCGTCTTGCCCAGGATCTCAACATATCAGTTCTTGTAGGTGACCCTGAAACAGAACGTGATGCCATTAGAATGCGTGAAGTTGGAATAGATGCACTTCAGATCGTAACAGGAGGAATGTGCCATATTGAAGCACAAATGATCTTACAGGCCCTGGATCATATCAATCTGGACGGAGTAGATCTGTTATTTATAGAAAATGTAGGAAACCTTCTTTGTCCTTCTGCATTTGATCTTGGAGAAGATTACCGGGTAACACTTCTTGCTTCTACTGAAGGAGATGATAAGCCTAAAAAATATCCGCGTATGTTTTTAACCAGCGAGCTGATGCTTGTTTCTAAAGCTGACCTGCTGCCTTATGTCCCATTCTCTGTGGAAGCGGTAACAAAAGATGCCCACGAAGTGAATCCTAACCTTGAAGTGATCACTATAAGCACCTTAAACGGAGACGGAATAGACGAATGGTGCAGCTGGCTGAAAGAAAAAGTAAGATTAAAAAAAGAAAATGCTGTCCAGGAAGCTTAA
- a CDS encoding 4Fe-4S dicluster domain-containing protein has protein sequence MAIKITDACINCGACEPECPNSAIYEGAIDWRWQDKTKLSGHITFPDGSEADANAFNEAVSDDVYYIVSGKCTECKGFHEEPQCKAVCPVDCCVDDPDHRETEEVLLNRKNFMHNS, from the coding sequence ATGGCTATAAAAATAACAGATGCCTGCATCAACTGTGGAGCCTGTGAACCGGAATGCCCCAATTCAGCTATTTATGAGGGGGCTATCGACTGGCGTTGGCAGGACAAAACAAAACTTTCCGGTCATATCACTTTTCCGGACGGTTCTGAAGCAGATGCCAATGCCTTTAATGAGGCGGTATCGGATGATGTTTATTATATCGTATCAGGAAAATGTACGGAGTGTAAAGGTTTTCATGAAGAGCCACAATGTAAAGCGGTATGTCCTGTAGACTGCTGTGTTGATGATCCTGACCATCGGGAAACGGAAGAGGTGCTGCTGAACCGGAAGAACTTCATGCATAATTCTTAA
- a CDS encoding helix-turn-helix transcriptional regulator, whose product MKKPAADRILMFLKMRGEATSLLISAELSITKEGARKHLLNLAEEGFIQPSVKSEGVGRPTTYYTLTEKGLAQFPDTHAEVTVEILKSVKKLLGENALELLITDREKNTHERYEKALSRTKSLEQRLEVLTEVRSKEGYMAEWKKEGEEYFLIENHCPICAAATECQGFCRAELSNFQSLIGKEYRVERVDHIISGGQRCVYKISQ is encoded by the coding sequence ATGAAGAAGCCCGCAGCAGACCGCATCCTGATGTTTCTGAAGATGAGGGGAGAGGCTACATCACTTCTTATTTCTGCAGAACTGTCTATTACAAAAGAGGGTGCGAGAAAACATTTACTGAATCTTGCTGAAGAAGGGTTCATCCAGCCATCTGTGAAGAGCGAGGGTGTTGGCAGACCTACGACTTATTATACGCTTACTGAAAAGGGACTGGCTCAGTTTCCGGATACTCATGCAGAAGTAACGGTTGAAATTCTGAAGTCTGTAAAAAAACTTTTAGGAGAAAATGCACTGGAGCTTCTGATCACTGACCGGGAGAAGAACACGCATGAGCGGTATGAAAAAGCACTTTCCAGGACGAAATCTCTTGAACAGCGTCTGGAAGTTCTCACAGAAGTACGTAGTAAAGAAGGATATATGGCAGAATGGAAAAAGGAGGGTGAAGAATATTTTCTTATCGAAAATCATTGCCCGATATGTGCTGCTGCCACAGAATGCCAGGGTTTTTGCCGTGCAGAATTATCTAATTTCCAATCACTGATTGGAAAGGAATATAGAGTAGAAAGGGTAGATCACATTATTTCCGGTGGACAGCGCTGTGTGTATAAAATCAGTCAATAA